Proteins co-encoded in one Arachis hypogaea cultivar Tifrunner chromosome 11, arahy.Tifrunner.gnm2.J5K5, whole genome shotgun sequence genomic window:
- the LOC140176237 gene encoding uncharacterized protein, with product MHVSKTARPKNEDHNPENSPGPFTTEVMNFVLPRRFTLPTTLTPYDGLGDPKKYIKKFTSIMIVNGSISRFRDLSKPFEKHFVGSAIYLHDSDYLNTIKQGQHESLRDYMTRFTKIAVSILDLHPEVELHVIKSGLQPGKFQETIAVAKPKTMAEFREKAKATIQIQRVQIYCTFHQKHGDTTDECVIAKDLLEQLTRQSHLDKYIGDHIQQRAPPPGDQSSAAQYSRDKDRTNTNPPDQSRRIINCISGGFASGGATSLARKRSYRAMLSIEASQNHHQTPPHFPQITFEAFNFNTNVTNLDDPVVISLQLGDLLVKKVLLDPGSSADVLFYSTFQKMKLSNNILQPSTGDLVGFSGERVLVMGSVWFRTTLGEDNTITTIHSDAREARECYNNSFKRPNRSIQAYVHNIGNQDKLPVLANLDPRAGILE from the exons ATGCATGTCTCCAAAACTGCTCGCCCGAAGAACGAAGATCACAACCCAGAAAACTCACCCGGGCCATTCACGACCGAGGTGATGAACTTCGTGCTGCCCAGGAGGTTCACTCTACCAACTACCTTAACCCCATATGATGGGTTAGGTGATCCAAAGAAATACATAAAAAAGTTCACCTCCATAATGATAGTAAATG GTTCTATTTCTCGTTTTCGAGACCTGTCAAAACCGTTCGAGAAGCATTTTGTAGGATcagcaatctatctacatgattcTGATTACCTGAACACAATCAAACAAGGCCAGCATGAAAGCCTAAGAGATTACATGACGCGCTTCACAAAAATAGCTGTGAGTATACTAGATCTCCACCCTGAGGTGGAATTGCACGTCATCAAAAGCGGACTCCAACCAGGGAAATTTCAGGAAACTATTGCTGTGGCCAAACCTAAAACTATGGCCGAGTTTCGTGAAAAGGCGAAAG CAACTATCCAGATTCAAAGGGTGCAGATATATTGTACTTTTCATCAAAAGCACGGAGACACCACTGACGAGTGTGTCATCGCCAAAGACCTTTTGGAGCAGTTAACTCGGCAAAGTCATCTCGATAAGTACATCGGCGACCATATACAACAGCGTGCACCTCCCCCTGGTGACCAAAGCTCGGCAGCACAGTATAGCCGAGATAAAGATCGAACGAACACCAATCCTCCCGATCAATCGAGACGTATCATTAACTGTATTTCTGGAGGTTTTGCAAGTGGAGGCGCCACAAGCTTGGCAAGAAAGCGGTCTTACCGAGCTATGCTTTCAATAGAAGCCAGTCAAAATCATCATCAGACACCTCCACACTTTCCTCAAATAACATTCGAAGCCTTCAACTTCAACACCAACGTAACAAATCTAGATGACCCCGTTGTGATCTCCCTCCAGCTCGGAGATCTCCTAGTTAAAAAGGTTTTACTGGACCCTGGGAGTAGTGCCGATGTTCTTTTTTACTCAACATTTCAGAAGATGAAGCTAAGCAACAATATCCTCCAACCTTCCACTGGAGACCTGGTCGGTTTCTCAGGTGAGAGGGTCCTGGTTATGGGCTCTGTGTGGTTCCGAACCACACTTGGTGAG GATAATACAATTACAACTATTCACAGTGATGCCCGAGAGGCCAGAGAATGCTACAACAACAGTTTTAAAAGACCTAACCGAAGTATCCAAGCTTATGTGCACAACATCGGCAACCAAGACAAGCTACCAGTCCTGGCCAACCTTGATCCTAGGGCAGGAATCCTCGAATGA
- the LOC112722938 gene encoding N6-mAMP deaminase, which produces MEWCMSMPKVELHAHLNGSIRDSTLLELARALGDKGLIDFSQVEHVILKNDRSLTEVFKLFDVIHILTTDHMTVTRIAKEVVEDFASENVVYLELRTTPKKNDSQGMSKRSYVEAVLEGIRSVSSVDVALIPYTEDPRNLLDPLCGATNDKCNGNSRKKIFVRLLLSIDRRETTESAMETVELALEMGHLGVVGIDLSGNPKVGEWKTYLPALKFAREQGLFVTLHCGEVPNSKEIQDMLDFLPQRIGHACFFEEEHWRKLKSTNIPVEICLTSNIRTLSVSSIDAHHFVDLYNAKHPLVLCTDDSGVFSTSLSNEYKIAASSLGLGRKQMFELSKNSVEFIFADNVVKDELREIFNSAAKNLEL; this is translated from the exons atggagtgGTGCATGTCAATGCCAAAGGTGGAACTCCATGCTCACCTCAACGGATCCATCAGAGACTCCACTCTCCT AGAACTCGCTAGAGCTTTGGGGGACAAGGGTCTAATAGATTTTTCCCAAGTGGAGCATGTTATCCTTAAAA ATGATCGTTCATTAACTGAGGTATTCAAGTTGTTTGATGTGATCCACATTCTTACTACTGACCACATGACTGTTACAAGAATTGCGAAAGAA GTTGTTGAAGATTTCGCATCAGAAAATGTTGTCTATCTCGAATTGAGAACCACCCCAAAG AAAAATGATTCCCAAGGAATGAGCAAACGTTCTTATGTTGAAGCTGTACTGGAAGGGATAAGATCTGTCAGCTCAGTTGATGTGGCTTTGATTCCTTACACTGAGGATCCTAGAAATCTTTTAGATCCTCTGTGCGGAGCTACAAATGATAAATGTAATGGAAATAGTAGGAAGAAAATCTTTGTTAGGCTTCTCTTGAGTATTGATCGTAGGGAGACAACAGAATCAGCTATGGAAACT GTCGAGCTGGCACTGGAAATGGGGCATCTGGGGGTGGTTGGAATTGACCTATCTGGGAATCCAAAGGTTGGCGAATG GAAAACATATTTGCCAGCGTTGAAATTCGCTAGAGAACAAGGTCTTTTTGTAACCCTTCACTGTGGAGAG GTTCCTAATTCAAAGGAGATACAAGATATGCTCGATTTTCTTCCCCAGAGGATTGGACATGCTTGTTTCTTTGAGGAGGAACACTGGAGAAAGTTGAAGTCTACTAACATTCCG GTTGAAATTTGTTTGACATCAAACATAAGGACATTGTCAGTTTCATCAATAGATGCTCACCATTTTG TTGATTTGTATAACGCGAAACATCCTCTAGTCCTGTGTACCGATGACTCGGGTGTTTTCTCAACCAGTCTCTCCAACGAATACAAAATTGCTGCTTCTTCATTGG GCCTTGGAAGGAAGCAAATGTTTGAGCTATCAAAGAATTCTGTTGAGTTTATATTTGCAGATAATGTTGTAAAGGATGAATTAAGGGAAATTTTTAATTCAGCTGCAAAGAATCTGGAACTCTAG